A stretch of Mustela nigripes isolate SB6536 chromosome 6, MUSNIG.SB6536, whole genome shotgun sequence DNA encodes these proteins:
- the GGA1 gene encoding ADP-ribosylation factor-binding protein GGA1 isoform X2: MEPAMEPETLEARINRATNPLNKELNWASINGFCEQLNEDFEGPPLATRLLAHKIQSPQEWEAIQALTVLETCMKSCGKRFHDEVGKFRFLNELIKVVSPKYLGSRTSEKVKNKILELLYSWTVGLPEEVKIAEAYQMLKKQGIVKSDPKLPDDATFPLPPPRPKNVIFEDEEKSKMLARLLKSSHPEDLRAANKLIKEMVQEDQKRMEKISKRVSAIEEVNNNVKLLTEMVMSHSQGGASARSSEDLMKELYQRCERMRPTLFRLASDTEDNDEALAEILQANDNLTQVISLYKQLVRGEEVNGEAAAGSGSLPGSTSALLDLSGLDLPPAGTTYPPMPTRPADPASPEQPSTSVSLLDDELMSLGLSDPTPPPGPSLDGAGWNSFQSSDGAEPPAPPRVPNTDSQPSAQTPLPASSGLDDLDLLGKTLLQQSLPPESQQVRWEKQQPAPRLTLRDLQNKSNCSSPSSSAPSLLHAASPEPPRPLQQPTTTDFSLASITVPLESIKPSSILPVTVYDQHGFRVLFHFARDPLPGRSDVLVVVVSMLSTAPQPIRNIVFQSAVPKVMKVKLQPPSGTELPAFNPIVHPSAITQVLLLANPQKEKVRLRYKLLFTMGDQTYNEMGDVDQFPPPETWGSL, from the exons aCAGAGCCACCAACCCCCTAAACAAGGAACTGAATTGGGCCAGCATCAACGGCTTCTGCGAGCAGCTTAACGAGGACTTTGAGGG GCCTCCACTTGCCACCCGGCTGTTGGCTCACAAGATCCAGTCACCGCAGGAGTGGGAGGCGATCCAAGCCCTGACg GTTCTGGAAACATGCATGAAGAGCTGCGGCAAAAGGTTCCATGACGAGGTGGGCAAGTTCCGCTTTCTCAACGAGCTCATCAAGGTCGTGTCTCCCAAG TACCTGGGCTCGAGGACGTCAGAGAAGGTGAAGAACAAAATCTTGGAGCTCCTCTACAGCTGGACGGTCGGCCTGCCCGAGGAGGTGAAAATCGCCGAGGCCTACCAGATGCTGAAGAAGCAAG GGATTGTGAAGTCTGACCCGAAGCTTCCAGATGATGccacctttcctcttcctcctccacgaCCCAAGAATGTGATCTTCGAAGACGAGGAGAAGTCCAAG ATGCTGGCCCGCTTGCTGAAGAGCTCCCACCCCGAGGACCTCCGAGCAGCCAACAAACTCATCAAGGAGATGGTGCAGGAG GACCAGAAGCGGATGGAGAAGATCTCAAAGCGGGTGAGCGCCATTGAGGAGGTCAACAACAACGTGAAACTGCTGACCGAGATGGTGATGAGCCACAGCCAGGGCGGGGCCTCAGCCCGCAGCAGCGAGGACCTCATGAAG GAGCTGTACCAGCGCTGTGAGCGGATGCGGCCAACACTCTTCCGACTGGCCAGTGACACAGAAGACAATGACGAGGCCTTAG CCGAGATCCTGCAGGCCAACGACAACCTCACGCAGGTGATCAGCCTGTACAAGCAGCTGGTGAGGGGGGAGGAGGTGAACGGCGAAGCGGCAGCCGGCTCCGGCTCCCTGCCTG GGAGCACCTCAGCCTTGTTGGACCTCTCTGGCCTGGATCTCCCTCCTGCGGGCACCACCTACCCTCCTATGCCCACGCGCCCTGCTGACCCGGCCAGCCCTGAGCAGCCTAgcacctcagtttccctgcttGATGATGAGCTCATGTCTCTGG GACTCAGCGACCCCACACCTCCTCCAGGCCCAAGCTTGGACGGTGCCGGATGGAACAGCTTCCAG TCCTCCGATGGCGCAGAACCCCCAGCCCCGCCTCGGGTCCCCAACACGGACAGCCAGCCCTCTGCGCAGACGCCCCTGCCAGCGAGCAGTGGTCTGGACGACCTGGATCTCCTGGGGAAGACCCTCCTGCAGCAGTCACTGCCCCCAGAGTCCCAGCAAGTGCGGTG ggagaagcagcagccggCCCCCCGGCTCACACTTCGGGACCTGCAGAATAAAAGCAACTGCAGCTCGCCCAGCTCCAGCGCCCCCAGCCTCCTCCACGCCGCCTCCCCCGAGCCCCCCAGGCCTCTGCAACAGCCCACGACGACTGATTTCTCACTGGCCAGCATCACTGTGCCCCTGGAGTCCATCAAACCCA GCAGCATCTTGCCAGTGACGGTGTATGACCAGCATGGCTTCCGGGTCCTCTTCCACTTTGCCCGAGACCCGCTGCCCGGGCGCTCGGacgtgctggtggtggtggtttccATGCTGAGCACCGCCCCCCAGCCCATCCGCAACATCGTTTTCCAGTCAGCTGTTCCCAAG GTCATGAAAGTGAAGCTGCAGCCGCCCTCAGGCACGGAGCTGCCAGCATTTAACCCCATCGTCCACCCCTCAGCCATCACCCAGGTCCTGCTCCTTGCCAACCCCC
- the GGA1 gene encoding ADP-ribosylation factor-binding protein GGA1 isoform X4: MKSCGKRFHDEVGKFRFLNELIKVVSPKYLGSRTSEKVKNKILELLYSWTVGLPEEVKIAEAYQMLKKQGIVKSDPKLPDDATFPLPPPRPKNVIFEDEEKSKMLARLLKSSHPEDLRAANKLIKEMVQEDQKRMEKISKRVSAIEEVNNNVKLLTEMVMSHSQGGASARSSEDLMKELYQRCERMRPTLFRLASDTEDNDEALAEILQANDNLTQVISLYKQLVRGEEVNGEAAAGSGSLPGSTSALLDLSGLDLPPAGTTYPPMPTRPADPASPEQPSTSVSLLDDELMSLGLSDPTPPPGPSLDGAGWNSFQLYPSARFVYAQQSSDGAEPPAPPRVPNTDSQPSAQTPLPASSGLDDLDLLGKTLLQQSLPPESQQVRWEKQQPAPRLTLRDLQNKSNCSSPSSSAPSLLHAASPEPPRPLQQPTTTDFSLASITVPLESIKPSSILPVTVYDQHGFRVLFHFARDPLPGRSDVLVVVVSMLSTAPQPIRNIVFQSAVPKVMKVKLQPPSGTELPAFNPIVHPSAITQVLLLANPQKEKVRLRYKLLFTMGDQTYNEMGDVDQFPPPETWGSL; the protein is encoded by the exons ATGAAGAGCTGCGGCAAAAGGTTCCATGACGAGGTGGGCAAGTTCCGCTTTCTCAACGAGCTCATCAAGGTCGTGTCTCCCAAG TACCTGGGCTCGAGGACGTCAGAGAAGGTGAAGAACAAAATCTTGGAGCTCCTCTACAGCTGGACGGTCGGCCTGCCCGAGGAGGTGAAAATCGCCGAGGCCTACCAGATGCTGAAGAAGCAAG GGATTGTGAAGTCTGACCCGAAGCTTCCAGATGATGccacctttcctcttcctcctccacgaCCCAAGAATGTGATCTTCGAAGACGAGGAGAAGTCCAAG ATGCTGGCCCGCTTGCTGAAGAGCTCCCACCCCGAGGACCTCCGAGCAGCCAACAAACTCATCAAGGAGATGGTGCAGGAG GACCAGAAGCGGATGGAGAAGATCTCAAAGCGGGTGAGCGCCATTGAGGAGGTCAACAACAACGTGAAACTGCTGACCGAGATGGTGATGAGCCACAGCCAGGGCGGGGCCTCAGCCCGCAGCAGCGAGGACCTCATGAAG GAGCTGTACCAGCGCTGTGAGCGGATGCGGCCAACACTCTTCCGACTGGCCAGTGACACAGAAGACAATGACGAGGCCTTAG CCGAGATCCTGCAGGCCAACGACAACCTCACGCAGGTGATCAGCCTGTACAAGCAGCTGGTGAGGGGGGAGGAGGTGAACGGCGAAGCGGCAGCCGGCTCCGGCTCCCTGCCTG GGAGCACCTCAGCCTTGTTGGACCTCTCTGGCCTGGATCTCCCTCCTGCGGGCACCACCTACCCTCCTATGCCCACGCGCCCTGCTGACCCGGCCAGCCCTGAGCAGCCTAgcacctcagtttccctgcttGATGATGAGCTCATGTCTCTGG GACTCAGCGACCCCACACCTCCTCCAGGCCCAAGCTTGGACGGTGCCGGATGGAACAGCTTCCAG CTCTACCCGTCTGCACGCTTTGTATATGCCCAACAGTCCTCCGATGGCGCAGAACCCCCAGCCCCGCCTCGGGTCCCCAACACGGACAGCCAGCCCTCTGCGCAGACGCCCCTGCCAGCGAGCAGTGGTCTGGACGACCTGGATCTCCTGGGGAAGACCCTCCTGCAGCAGTCACTGCCCCCAGAGTCCCAGCAAGTGCGGTG ggagaagcagcagccggCCCCCCGGCTCACACTTCGGGACCTGCAGAATAAAAGCAACTGCAGCTCGCCCAGCTCCAGCGCCCCCAGCCTCCTCCACGCCGCCTCCCCCGAGCCCCCCAGGCCTCTGCAACAGCCCACGACGACTGATTTCTCACTGGCCAGCATCACTGTGCCCCTGGAGTCCATCAAACCCA GCAGCATCTTGCCAGTGACGGTGTATGACCAGCATGGCTTCCGGGTCCTCTTCCACTTTGCCCGAGACCCGCTGCCCGGGCGCTCGGacgtgctggtggtggtggtttccATGCTGAGCACCGCCCCCCAGCCCATCCGCAACATCGTTTTCCAGTCAGCTGTTCCCAAG GTCATGAAAGTGAAGCTGCAGCCGCCCTCAGGCACGGAGCTGCCAGCATTTAACCCCATCGTCCACCCCTCAGCCATCACCCAGGTCCTGCTCCTTGCCAACCCCC
- the GGA1 gene encoding ADP-ribosylation factor-binding protein GGA1 isoform X1, which yields MEPAMEPETLEARINRATNPLNKELNWASINGFCEQLNEDFEGPPLATRLLAHKIQSPQEWEAIQALTVLETCMKSCGKRFHDEVGKFRFLNELIKVVSPKYLGSRTSEKVKNKILELLYSWTVGLPEEVKIAEAYQMLKKQGIVKSDPKLPDDATFPLPPPRPKNVIFEDEEKSKMLARLLKSSHPEDLRAANKLIKEMVQEDQKRMEKISKRVSAIEEVNNNVKLLTEMVMSHSQGGASARSSEDLMKELYQRCERMRPTLFRLASDTEDNDEALAEILQANDNLTQVISLYKQLVRGEEVNGEAAAGSGSLPGSTSALLDLSGLDLPPAGTTYPPMPTRPADPASPEQPSTSVSLLDDELMSLGLSDPTPPPGPSLDGAGWNSFQLYPSARFVYAQQSSDGAEPPAPPRVPNTDSQPSAQTPLPASSGLDDLDLLGKTLLQQSLPPESQQVRWEKQQPAPRLTLRDLQNKSNCSSPSSSAPSLLHAASPEPPRPLQQPTTTDFSLASITVPLESIKPSSILPVTVYDQHGFRVLFHFARDPLPGRSDVLVVVVSMLSTAPQPIRNIVFQSAVPKVMKVKLQPPSGTELPAFNPIVHPSAITQVLLLANPQKEKVRLRYKLLFTMGDQTYNEMGDVDQFPPPETWGSL from the exons aCAGAGCCACCAACCCCCTAAACAAGGAACTGAATTGGGCCAGCATCAACGGCTTCTGCGAGCAGCTTAACGAGGACTTTGAGGG GCCTCCACTTGCCACCCGGCTGTTGGCTCACAAGATCCAGTCACCGCAGGAGTGGGAGGCGATCCAAGCCCTGACg GTTCTGGAAACATGCATGAAGAGCTGCGGCAAAAGGTTCCATGACGAGGTGGGCAAGTTCCGCTTTCTCAACGAGCTCATCAAGGTCGTGTCTCCCAAG TACCTGGGCTCGAGGACGTCAGAGAAGGTGAAGAACAAAATCTTGGAGCTCCTCTACAGCTGGACGGTCGGCCTGCCCGAGGAGGTGAAAATCGCCGAGGCCTACCAGATGCTGAAGAAGCAAG GGATTGTGAAGTCTGACCCGAAGCTTCCAGATGATGccacctttcctcttcctcctccacgaCCCAAGAATGTGATCTTCGAAGACGAGGAGAAGTCCAAG ATGCTGGCCCGCTTGCTGAAGAGCTCCCACCCCGAGGACCTCCGAGCAGCCAACAAACTCATCAAGGAGATGGTGCAGGAG GACCAGAAGCGGATGGAGAAGATCTCAAAGCGGGTGAGCGCCATTGAGGAGGTCAACAACAACGTGAAACTGCTGACCGAGATGGTGATGAGCCACAGCCAGGGCGGGGCCTCAGCCCGCAGCAGCGAGGACCTCATGAAG GAGCTGTACCAGCGCTGTGAGCGGATGCGGCCAACACTCTTCCGACTGGCCAGTGACACAGAAGACAATGACGAGGCCTTAG CCGAGATCCTGCAGGCCAACGACAACCTCACGCAGGTGATCAGCCTGTACAAGCAGCTGGTGAGGGGGGAGGAGGTGAACGGCGAAGCGGCAGCCGGCTCCGGCTCCCTGCCTG GGAGCACCTCAGCCTTGTTGGACCTCTCTGGCCTGGATCTCCCTCCTGCGGGCACCACCTACCCTCCTATGCCCACGCGCCCTGCTGACCCGGCCAGCCCTGAGCAGCCTAgcacctcagtttccctgcttGATGATGAGCTCATGTCTCTGG GACTCAGCGACCCCACACCTCCTCCAGGCCCAAGCTTGGACGGTGCCGGATGGAACAGCTTCCAG CTCTACCCGTCTGCACGCTTTGTATATGCCCAACAGTCCTCCGATGGCGCAGAACCCCCAGCCCCGCCTCGGGTCCCCAACACGGACAGCCAGCCCTCTGCGCAGACGCCCCTGCCAGCGAGCAGTGGTCTGGACGACCTGGATCTCCTGGGGAAGACCCTCCTGCAGCAGTCACTGCCCCCAGAGTCCCAGCAAGTGCGGTG ggagaagcagcagccggCCCCCCGGCTCACACTTCGGGACCTGCAGAATAAAAGCAACTGCAGCTCGCCCAGCTCCAGCGCCCCCAGCCTCCTCCACGCCGCCTCCCCCGAGCCCCCCAGGCCTCTGCAACAGCCCACGACGACTGATTTCTCACTGGCCAGCATCACTGTGCCCCTGGAGTCCATCAAACCCA GCAGCATCTTGCCAGTGACGGTGTATGACCAGCATGGCTTCCGGGTCCTCTTCCACTTTGCCCGAGACCCGCTGCCCGGGCGCTCGGacgtgctggtggtggtggtttccATGCTGAGCACCGCCCCCCAGCCCATCCGCAACATCGTTTTCCAGTCAGCTGTTCCCAAG GTCATGAAAGTGAAGCTGCAGCCGCCCTCAGGCACGGAGCTGCCAGCATTTAACCCCATCGTCCACCCCTCAGCCATCACCCAGGTCCTGCTCCTTGCCAACCCCC
- the GGA1 gene encoding ADP-ribosylation factor-binding protein GGA1 isoform X3 yields MEPAMEPETLEARINRATNPLNKELNWASINGFCEQLNEDFEGPPLATRLLAHKIQSPQEWEAIQALTVLETCMKSCGKRFHDEVGKFRFLNELIKVVSPKYLGSRTSEKVKNKILELLYSWTVGLPEEVKIAEAYQMLKKQGIVKSDPKLPDDATFPLPPPRPKNVIFEDEEKSKMLARLLKSSHPEDLRAANKLIKEMVQEDQKRMEKISKRVSAIEEVNNNVKLLTEMVMSHSQGGASARSSEDLMKELYQRCERMRPTLFRLASDTEDNDEALAEILQANDNLTQVISLYKQLVRGEEVNGEAAAGSGSLPGSTSALLDLSGLDLPPAGTTYPPMPTRPADPASPEQPSTSVSLLDDELMSLGLSDPTPPPGPSLDGAGWNSFQLYPSARFVYAQQSSDGAEPPAPPRVPNTDSQPSAQTPLPASSGLDDLDLLGKTLLQQSLPPESQQVRWEKQQPAPRLTLRDLQNKSNCSSPSSSAPSLLHAASPEPPRPLQQPTTTDFSLASITVPLESIKPSSILPVTVYDQHGFRVLFHFARDPLPGRSDVLVVVVSMLSTAPQPIRNIVFQSAVPKEKVRLRYKLLFTMGDQTYNEMGDVDQFPPPETWGSL; encoded by the exons aCAGAGCCACCAACCCCCTAAACAAGGAACTGAATTGGGCCAGCATCAACGGCTTCTGCGAGCAGCTTAACGAGGACTTTGAGGG GCCTCCACTTGCCACCCGGCTGTTGGCTCACAAGATCCAGTCACCGCAGGAGTGGGAGGCGATCCAAGCCCTGACg GTTCTGGAAACATGCATGAAGAGCTGCGGCAAAAGGTTCCATGACGAGGTGGGCAAGTTCCGCTTTCTCAACGAGCTCATCAAGGTCGTGTCTCCCAAG TACCTGGGCTCGAGGACGTCAGAGAAGGTGAAGAACAAAATCTTGGAGCTCCTCTACAGCTGGACGGTCGGCCTGCCCGAGGAGGTGAAAATCGCCGAGGCCTACCAGATGCTGAAGAAGCAAG GGATTGTGAAGTCTGACCCGAAGCTTCCAGATGATGccacctttcctcttcctcctccacgaCCCAAGAATGTGATCTTCGAAGACGAGGAGAAGTCCAAG ATGCTGGCCCGCTTGCTGAAGAGCTCCCACCCCGAGGACCTCCGAGCAGCCAACAAACTCATCAAGGAGATGGTGCAGGAG GACCAGAAGCGGATGGAGAAGATCTCAAAGCGGGTGAGCGCCATTGAGGAGGTCAACAACAACGTGAAACTGCTGACCGAGATGGTGATGAGCCACAGCCAGGGCGGGGCCTCAGCCCGCAGCAGCGAGGACCTCATGAAG GAGCTGTACCAGCGCTGTGAGCGGATGCGGCCAACACTCTTCCGACTGGCCAGTGACACAGAAGACAATGACGAGGCCTTAG CCGAGATCCTGCAGGCCAACGACAACCTCACGCAGGTGATCAGCCTGTACAAGCAGCTGGTGAGGGGGGAGGAGGTGAACGGCGAAGCGGCAGCCGGCTCCGGCTCCCTGCCTG GGAGCACCTCAGCCTTGTTGGACCTCTCTGGCCTGGATCTCCCTCCTGCGGGCACCACCTACCCTCCTATGCCCACGCGCCCTGCTGACCCGGCCAGCCCTGAGCAGCCTAgcacctcagtttccctgcttGATGATGAGCTCATGTCTCTGG GACTCAGCGACCCCACACCTCCTCCAGGCCCAAGCTTGGACGGTGCCGGATGGAACAGCTTCCAG CTCTACCCGTCTGCACGCTTTGTATATGCCCAACAGTCCTCCGATGGCGCAGAACCCCCAGCCCCGCCTCGGGTCCCCAACACGGACAGCCAGCCCTCTGCGCAGACGCCCCTGCCAGCGAGCAGTGGTCTGGACGACCTGGATCTCCTGGGGAAGACCCTCCTGCAGCAGTCACTGCCCCCAGAGTCCCAGCAAGTGCGGTG ggagaagcagcagccggCCCCCCGGCTCACACTTCGGGACCTGCAGAATAAAAGCAACTGCAGCTCGCCCAGCTCCAGCGCCCCCAGCCTCCTCCACGCCGCCTCCCCCGAGCCCCCCAGGCCTCTGCAACAGCCCACGACGACTGATTTCTCACTGGCCAGCATCACTGTGCCCCTGGAGTCCATCAAACCCA GCAGCATCTTGCCAGTGACGGTGTATGACCAGCATGGCTTCCGGGTCCTCTTCCACTTTGCCCGAGACCCGCTGCCCGGGCGCTCGGacgtgctggtggtggtggtttccATGCTGAGCACCGCCCCCCAGCCCATCCGCAACATCGTTTTCCAGTCAGCTGTTCCCAAG